AAATTGATGAACACCTGAGTAAATATACAGTAAATCTTTGTGCatcaaaaagggaaagaatgcTAACGTTTCTGTTACTATTCTAGAAATGTATGTTTCATGGACTGCCAGGATTGAGCATAGAAATGCCCACAGCCTTGTACCCGGCTCCATTACCTCAGTATGATAAAAGGTCACCCGTCAAACAGGAACAATCAGAACCGGCCACCTTTAAGCAGACAGGGGTAGGCTGAAATTATACTGATTCTACCGCATGCTCATTGTGCACATGTTTGTTGCTGTTGTATGTTACCTGACGTGATGTTAGTGGCTGACAGGCTCTTTTTGCTCTGAGCGTGTGATACATTTCACATTCTTTGCTTTAAAGGTATTGATTATAAATCTCTGCACTGAGTAAAATTGCTTTGTAAACTCAGATGACGAGAACAAATGGCTCTGCAGAGATTGGTTTTCCTGAGTTAAGCTGTTTGCATCAGTTATTCATCTATAGCCAAGAATTCTTGGCCTGCAGACATGGGATTGGTGCGTGCAGACTAgccaaagctttttattttataagtTACCTTTTCTCTCCTAATACTTGTGCAATTGTTTGACTCTTTCTTAGGGAAGTCAAGTTCATCTAGAGActgattttctccccccctcccccatctgTTCTGCTTAATCCTTCTACAGGTTATTTTTTAACCCTGTAAACATTATGGATTACCGATTATCTGAAAGACATTAGAGAGAATAAAGCTGTGTAGTCATGTTGACTTGTTTCTTTTTAGATGTTAAGTAACCTACTGTAAATCTAAAGGAACTACAGAAGTATTTACTGTTCCTCTTCTTTAATCACTTTTGtgtgaaatatgatttttaaCTAGAAGTTTTCATGGAAATCTTTTGCTTTACTGATGAAGAGGCCAAAGCTTAATTTTTGAGGCTATTCGGATATAAACTGCTTGCTTATGCTAAGGTATTACTACACTGATGTTACTGTTGCTACTAATGAGCAGAGTTTGCAAACTCAGATACTAAAGAAGTGATTGTTTCTGTATGTACAGTATTGCACATACATATAATTGCACTTACGTGCAGTACTGTTGCATCAGAAGATGCAAAATAGCTGTGATAACTCTTGGTTAAACTAAATCTCATCTAAAAACTCATTTAGAAACTTGTATAATTTGATGTTGATGTACTATACAAAGGGCATGATTTATTATATTAAACTCTGCTTTTATTCTGGATTAgcaattagttttattttcagatgagaCCTTTTTCCCTTAGATTTACAACTGTAAAATGTTTGGACATCTTTCTAGATATTatttcaaaagattaaaaaaaaaaaataaatcattttttgtcttaaacagaaccgaagaaaaaagtccaaagggaaacaaaagaagggagagtttggggaagaaggaaaagaagatttgGGTGATGCAGGAAATGAAGCAGTCCTTGGAGCAGACATGCTGAAATTACACTTGGGAGATGTGCAGAACAGTCCTTTTTCAGATCCTCGTACTCATGCATCAGATGTTGCACATGTGCCTGCTGGAAAGGATCACTTGTCTTCACATTATACTAGTTGGAAAAGAATCAGCAGCAGTGAGTCGGAATATTCTGATGCTGAAGGTGGAATACAGAGCAAAATGAGGTGATTGTTGTTCATGTAAACGTAAAGCATGGTAGCGGAGTGTACTGTTCATAAGAATTTAAGCTTGTGTATCATGTTAAAGCATaccttttgttcctgtagattgGGCACAGATTTTACATGTGTGCAGACTCTTACGCTTCCACAGGATCCTAACGCTTTGTTCTTAATCAAAACTGTTGAAGAAATCACTTTCCCTTTTGATTTATGTGGTGATACAAGAAAATTGGAAGGCAGTAACTCGTATTGGTTTGAAAGtaaatttgttctttctcttcctgttcttaGTCTAAAAAATTTTGTGTCACAGCTAGCTACTAATATAAGTGAAAGAAGTTAAGTTCATTACTTTTCACTGCTGCTATTTCattaatctttttgtttgtttttaagatctTATCAAGCCAATGTTCGTCAAGGGGCTCTagcctgtttcctctctgctataaaatcaatagaaaaaagaGTCCTTTATGGCTACTGGTCAGCATTTGTTCCTGATGCACCTGGTATTGGCAGCCCTCAGTCAGTGTCCTTGATGACTATTGCTTTAAAGGACCCTTCTCCAAAGGTGAGGCAGTTCTGAGTAGAAAAAGCATTGTATTTTTCCCATAGTAATCTTAAGCATAGTAATCTTCAGTAAGTACTTTGGCTACTGTGTCTGTGTTGCTTGGTCTGTACCGCCAGAAATAAAAGAGGATATATTGGTTAAGGAAACAAAGGGTTGCTGGTATACTGCTTAAAGTTGTGAGAAAAGATAGTTGGAGTTGAATTTTCTCTTGCTGGAGAAAGAGActttcataaattttaaaattcgCCATCAGCTCGAAGGAGGTGTTAAAAGTGGgtaacagaaatgttttatcaTTTCAGACCCGTGCCTGTGCTCTTCAAGTTCTCTCAGCCATCCTGGAAGGTTCTAAACAGTTTCTTTCTGTTGCTGAAGACGCTAATGATCACAAGAGAGCTTTTACTCCCTTCTCTGTAACTATTGCTTCTAGCATCCGGGAGCTGCACCGCTGCCTGCTGCTAGCCCTGGTGGCAGAATCCTCTTCTCAAACACTGACACAAATAGTCAAGGTAACTGTACTGTAAATGTTTCAAATGCTGCCCAAGAGATGATAATTGGTCTCTAGATTAAGTCTTAAAGATTGCACAGAAATTATTGTAGCTGTTGAGGACAAAGGTGGTGATGGGAAATAGACTGTTGTCATTTCACAAGGCTTCATTGACTGAGTCTTTCTACAGAGTCCTAGGGCCTCTTTTCTCTTCAGCAAAATTCTCTTGTTCCTGTATTTCTTTCGTGTAGTCTTTTTTGAGCTGAACGAACCTATGAAATGATTCTGAAGACTCACATTGGCTTTAAAACTGGAATCCAAATTGGCAAAAAAAGCTTTCCATGGGCAATTGAAATTCCTTGGTCTTTATGCCAGGTCACAGTAGTTAAATACTTGTTCTTAGGAGCCAAGTTTTGGAGCAGATAATTGGGGCATTTGTTTTCAGGTGCCCTCCGATAATTAGCTGTCTAAATGAGCTAAATTGcaaatgtaaaaacaaatcaTTTGGAGGCCAGGCTGACATTTTAACCACCACTCCATGTATGTTTTTTTATGTGTTTCAGTGCCTTGCAAATTTGGTTTCAAATGTACCTTACAGCCGTTTAAAACCTGGGTTGCTGACAAGAGTTTGGAACCAGATAAAGCCATACATTTGTCATAAAGGTTTGCATTCTGTTTGGCTGGAGCCTCTTTGTATGTGTTACATCGTAATTCAGCATTGGTTATTACAAGATAGTTGTGGAttcgcccccccctccccacccctgcgCTTCATGAATACATAAACATATGTATTGCAGTCGAATTATATGTTATGATCTGTCTTCTCTGAAAACTGCTGAAGAAGCATGCTGATGTGTCAGTGAGATGCTAACGGATTGGCTTTGTCTTCCCCCACCCTGTTCTTTCTTGCAGATGTTAATGTTCGAGTTTCTAGTCTCACATTATTAGGGGCTATAGTATCTGTCCAAGCACCTTTACCAGAGGTGCAGTTACTTTTGCAACAGCCCAGTTCTTCAGGGCTAAATAACAGTGGTAGCGCAACCCCTCACCGTTTTAATTCTGAGCAGTGGAGAAAAGCACTCCCCTCAGAAGGGGAGCCTCCAGATAATCCAGCAGGATGTACATCTTCTGAACCATGCTGGCTTCTCCGTCTCTGTGTTTCCATCATTGTTCTGCCCAGAGAGGATTCCTGTTCTGACAGCGATGCTAACTTTCCATCCTTTTCCAGCGTTTATGAACCGTGTCCCCTTCGACTAGAATCCTTACAGGTGGGGATGAACAGCTAGCTTGTAAAATGAACAGCTTGGTACAATATCAAATAGCCTCATGTCAGCCAAGCCTCAGTCGTGGGCTGCCTTTGCTCCTAGCTCTTTCAGTGAGATTTAGGCCAACGCATTTGCTACTGCAGGATGTCTGAGCTGCTGTGACTGAAAGAGCAGTAACATTTTGATTCCGCACCTGTGGCCACAGCATAACTGTCCCATAGTAAACCTGTTGCAGCAAGGTCATCTTCCTGTGATTTTTGTTACCTTcgttatttttaaatattatttggTTGTGTGTACTGGCATCTGGTGAAGGCTGTGAGTCTTCCCCATGCAAACTCCTCCATACAGAATTTAAAGTTTTGCTAGAAAACTGTGGGGAAGAACCCTGCAGTCAAAGAACAGTCTGCAAGGAGCTATGGAGTGATGCTGGTATAACTAAAGGAGTACCTGTGAATGTTGAGAATTGgccttgtttttcttcatgtaacCACAGAAAATAGTAAGATTTTTGTAATGTGCATCCGAAGGAGTCTCACTCTTTTTCTGGAACAATGAATATTTGTTAAATCCAGCTTCACAGAATGCAGCAGCAGTATTACAGGAGATACAGAATGTGTTGCTCTTATAGGCACTCTCGCTTAGTTTTTTAGTTACAGGAGACCTCACAGTAAATAATTCATCGTGTTGCTACCTGATAGTGCTTTTGTGGCCCTTTTTTGGACAAGATAGTGGAATAGGGAGGTTTTTAATTAGCTGTAGTATTCTAGAAGTTGTGCTGCAAGGCATATCTGTTACATCAAGTTTAGTATATGGACCCAGTGTTAATTAGTCCATTAACATCCTCTTTGTGTGTATTTGGGGTATTTTGGTttaatagaaggaaaaaatgctgaatgGAATCTCTTTGTTTGTGTTTAGGTGTTGGCTCTTCTTGTAAAAGGTTATTTCCCTATGGCTCAGAGCTATTTCCTAGAACTTGGAGAAGTGGCTTGCAGATGCATGGAAGAAATGGATCCATCCATTCAGCTTCATGGAGCCAAAGTAAGAGCATGGGGAAACATCAACATTGTTTTACCAAGTCAATTTCATCTATTAGTGTGCTTTGCAAATACAGCTGGGTAGTGATGAATATTCAGAgcatctatgtgtgtgtgtgatgtaGCACACCGTAAAGGAGCTCTTTGGGAAATGCAGTAGCCTGACACTTTGAGAAATGCACCTTCTGCTTCCAGTCTTGAAATCTTAGCAGAATTTTGTTGCTCTGCTGAGTCACCAGGAAGCTTGGGATATGCAAGGACTATAACACTGGCTCTTCCCTGATTTAGCATCAGCTGATGCAGGAACTGTAGTCTGTCACCCAAAGGAAAGCTCAGGGAGATTTCCTCTTTGCATGGCAATTTGTTGTGCTGTTCTAGCTGGAGACTTTATGTAAGAAAGGCATTTCCTCTAATTTCTAAACTAGCAGGGACAGAATAGAGTCCAAAACAATACtgaatcttttatttttgttccctGAGTAAGTAAGTATAGTCCTAGGTAAAGGTTGCTATAGTTCCATGGTACTTGAGTCATGCCTGATAAAGACCtagttgctttttatttccttgcagcTTCTGGAGGAGCTGGGCACAGGGGTACTACAGCAGTACAAACCCGATTCAGCCGTTGCCCCTGATCAGAGAGTACCTGTCAGGGTGGTAAGTGTGTGGGCTCCGTCTGAGATTCCATTTCACTAAGCTTCCTTTATTGAGCTCTCTGCAAAGTCACTGGCATGGATACAGATAAATCaactgcaggaaagcagaaagggACTCGGTACCCTGTAGCTTTATAGGTGCTGATATGTACAATTTTTGTAGACTTCCTGCATTATTTTGGCATTTGCTTTTGTCTGTAGGCAGGtgtgttcattttgtttttttttttttttttttcccctttttacatgACCCCTTTACACtgcctctctgccttttctcatCCCTCATCTTCCTGCCTGCTCTAAGTTCAGAAAGCTGGAAGAACAGCGCCAATTTTGCATGTGTCATTACTGCTGCATAAAACCCAGACATACACTTTTAGAGTTTTGGTGAATTTGCATTGTTATGAGAGCCAGCCTACATGTTCTGGCTGCTCACAGGTACGGAGAGAGTGGCCAGAACCATAATATATGTGGTTTCAGaaaaatccattgtttgaggCTGTTTGTTGTATAAGTTTGTGGAAGCTGAGGAACTGGCATTCTAGTAGTAAAGTAGGCCTGTTTAAGTCTTGCTTCTGTGAACAGAAGGCAAGTTTAAAAATTTCTTTGGCATATGCCAAGTTTTGAGCCCATTACCAGTGACCCTACAAGATAGGAAATGTGTCCAGTAGCACCGGGTTCCTGCTACTTGATACGAATGTAAATTGTCAGGCAAATGAAAATACCCAGCTGTGTGGATTCAAGAATGGAATCATTACTCTACCTAATGCAATCTAATCTGAGTGAACGTGGCCTtgagaaggaaacaaacagaactcgGTGAATAAGTACTTGATAGCAGtactaaaatgtctttaaaatgtttctgaatgctAAGTATTTTAGGCTTCCAAACAGTTGTAGTCACTTTCACGTGTGATTATGCTACCTGCTGTAAGTGTGTCTTAAAGATGATCATAGGAAAAGACAATCTATTATAGAACTTAGGCATAATTGCTGAGTTTAAGTAGGTAAACCTGGCTGCTTCTTTTGTAGGTTGTAACTTTCTGGACTATGATGCTAAATGGCCCTTTACCTGGCACTCTTCAGAACTCTCCACATGCAACTCTTCAGACAAGTGCCTGTGATGCCCTGTCCTCTATCTTGCCAGAAGCTTTCAGCAGTCTGCAGGTGAGAGAGCACTCCTTTAAGCATGGCATTTTTACCTGTTGATGCTTTGTTCTTGTCTACCAGATTACAGTAGTGTAAAGCCTTTTAAAACTTGTAAGGAGAGGTTAGAGAAACCAGGATTTTTCTTAACATTCTGAATGAGTTGTGACTATTGAAGACTGGAAAAGGCAATGTAGGGAGTAATTAGTCTGTCAAAACAATTAAACTGTGGGTCACAGAAGCTGTTTGGCCCTGCCATGAATACTCAGCCTTGGTGATGATGGATGGGAGATGGAGGGCAAGAATCTCCTTGCATGAGGGAGGGGTGAAGGGCTGTTATTTTGCTGGTTAAGTCTTTGAAGAGACAGCTGAGCTAACAGCTATGAACTGACGTCGTTCACAAATTTGCatgcatgctttttcttttggctgGCTTTTAAAACACTGAACTGTGGTGATTGCCCTGGCAGAAGCAAACAAATATATTGGCCTTACTCTCCTTTTGCAACATGAAATATGCTTTTGAACATGAAAGCATTGGCAGTGTATCACCACTGCATTGTGCAGCTCCTTTTATGTCACTGTGCCCTTCTTGATAGGGAGTAGTCTGCCAGATCTCATTTGCCCAAGAATTGCTAGTACAGCAGTATCTCTGGAATTCTCCGTCTGGTTTCTCCAAGTACAGCATGTACTTCATCACCCTGTACTTTGATCCCATACACTCTCTTGTCCCTGTGGCCATGTGGGGTCAAGTCAGTGCCCACTCTGACCCTTTGCTCTGATGAAACAAAGATCTTTGTCATGGGTTGGTAAACTGACAATCTGCCCAGGATGAACTTAATCTGCCTGGCTGTCCTCGTTAATGAAGGGGAAAGAGTGAAGTAAGTCAGGAAAAAGCAACTTATCCAGTCTGGTTTACCTCTGATGGGCCATGCCTTCTGTGTTTGGATGATAGTTAATATTTTGGTTTCCTTTGTGGTCTTATCTAACAGCAACAAGATCATGTTTGCTGGAAGCATTCCGGTTTCCTGTGTGGCACCCCGAAATGCCAGTCAATTTACTTAAATAAAAGGATACGCTCTGAATGGTAGCTTGTATAGGTTCCACATATTAGGCTCTTTCAGAGTATTTGTCAGTTGTCTGTCTTTGTGGGACAGAGATCTTTTCGGTTTCTCTCTATTGCTATAACTGCTTATCGTTGCAGAATGACCAGCAGATACTGTGTGTCACTTTGCTTCTTGGCCTGAACCACAGTGAGAACCCGCTGGTAAAAGCTGCTGCCGCACGTGCGCTTGGAGTCTACATCCTCTTCTCTTGCCTTCGGCAGGTCAGAACTGgcctatttttcttattttaagccATTTTATAATGGGTTTGATGAACCGTAAGATGTGGGACATGAGTTCTTTTGGAATGAATTGGCCTTCCTTCTTGCTTTTGGTCTGTAGTGTGTATATAGCTTTTCCTTACTGTCTCCAGACCTGCTCTTGCCTTGTGTGGT
The Harpia harpyja isolate bHarHar1 chromosome 12, bHarHar1 primary haplotype, whole genome shotgun sequence genome window above contains:
- the HEATR6 gene encoding HEAT repeat-containing protein 6 isoform X2, whose product is MVDEQNLNFLLSYCISALKQCSSWTHVEILQALAALVYNNGPKCQKYLPDLLGKTGLLVQFSDSAQPDVELRRAAVRSMANLCLSVPGQPYLDESYRSVCFQTFLSVLQSSKTSDVDDITFCMLLQNALKGIQSLLNGGKMKLMQTDQIGSLLAVLKKCMFHGLPGLSIEMPTALYPAPLPQYDKRSPVKQEQSEPATFKQTGNRRKKSKGKQKKGEFGEEGKEDLGDAGNEAVLGADMLKLHLGDVQNSPFSDPRTHASDVAHVPAGKDHLSSHYTSWKRISSSESEYSDAEGGIQSKMRSYQANVRQGALACFLSAIKSIEKRVLYGYWSAFVPDAPGIGSPQSVSLMTIALKDPSPKTRACALQVLSAILEGSKQFLSVAEDANDHKRAFTPFSVTIASSIRELHRCLLLALVAESSSQTLTQIVKCLANLVSNVPYSRLKPGLLTRVWNQIKPYICHKDVNVRVSSLTLLGAIVSVQAPLPEVQLLLQQPSSSGLNNSGSATPHRFNSEQWRKALPSEGEPPDNPAGCTSSEPCWLLRLCVSIIVLPREDSCSDSDANFPSFSSVYEPCPLRLESLQVLALLVKGYFPMAQSYFLELGEVACRCMEEMDPSIQLHGAKLLEELGTGVLQQYKPDSAVAPDQRVPVRVVVTFWTMMLNGPLPGTLQNSPHATLQTSACDALSSILPEAFSSLQNDQQILCVTLLLGLNHSENPLVKAAAARALGVYILFSCLRQDVMFVADTANAILNSLHDKSPNVRAKAAWSLGNLTDTLIINMETMGQSFQEEFSDLLLLKMLRSATEASKDRDKVKSNAVRALGNVLHFLQPYHIANPRFREAIEESLQALISTVQSEATMKVRWNACYALGNVFKNPALPLGEAPWTTQAYSALSSVVKSCKNFKVRIKSAMALSIPSKRECYGSTEQFCQIWSALVIALQKSEDTEDFLEFKYSASLRTQICQALLHLLSLARSTDLPVIWETIRENGDAIKSYVLQYLKSGVEENEAGMHTDLYERERVLKGAIEHLGGIEKQLEGKARVRVSAYLEDVLANHANATELTEA